TTGCAACCAGCGACGAAAGTAAGCTCCAGCCAATACCCAACAGGTCAGGGATAACCAGCATATCGGGCCATAAAGCAGCGTAAATAACCAAAACTCCTGCTGAGTTTTTGCGTAGGCACTGAGGCCAGCAGCAGAGGCCAACCACGCTTTTGGGTTAAGCCATTGCATGAGAAATCCGGTCCAGAAACCAGGAGCAGCAGAGTCATCCGTATGCATAACATCACCACTGAAAAATAATACCCAGCTGAGGTACAGCAAAAAACCAACACCAGCCCAGCGCAACCACTGATACAACAACGGCCATTGCTCAAATAACGAACTCAGCCCCAGTCCGACCAGAACAAACAACAGGAGAAAGCCAATCGTCGCACCAGACACGAAGATCAATCCAAAGCGCAGAGGATAACGACCGCCGCAGCTTAACCCCACCAGATTGACGGGTCCGGGAGAGATGGAAGCCGCCAGTGCAAAGGCGGACATCGAAAAGATAAGAGAAAATGACATACTGCCAACGACCTGTAGTAACTATGAGTAGCTGGCAGTGTGTCGTGATAACGCAGGGCTGTATTGAATAAAACTGATCAGCTCTCTTTCGCTGCGTCTGGCTCCGTTGGATTGGTTTCATTCAATAATTGAAGGACACGTTCACGTAAATCATCTGCTTTTACGCTTTCCGGCTCAACAGCCGTTGTTGCAGTTAACGTCACTTTTGACCAGAAACGACGTGGTTTCGTGGTTAACGCATGACCATCTTTATGAGAGAAGAAGCTGCCCCATAAACCTTCCAGCGCCATTGGAATCACGGGTACCGGTGTTTCTTGAATAATCCGCTCGATGCCTTTTTTAAACTCATCCACTTCGCCGTCTTTGGTGAGTTTGCCTTCGGGGAAGATACACACTAACTCGCCACGATCTAATTCCTCTTTAATACGGTTAAACGCAGTTTCATACATCTGTGAATCCGCCCTGGGAGAACAAATCGGAATGGTCTTGGCCAATTTAAAGAACGTCGTTAAGCCCTTCATTTGAGCAATATTTTTATCCATCACAAAACGAATCGGGCGCTGATAGGTGCCGGCAATTAACAGTGCATCCACATAGCTGACGTGATTGCACACCAATACTGCCGGGCCATCAGTGGGAATATTATCCAGCCCTTTGTGACTCACACGGTACATGGTATGGCTGAGGATCCAGATGCAAAAGCGTAGAAAAAATTCAGGAACCTGAGAATAAACATACACTGCCACTACAAGATTCATAATGGCCAATACCAGAAAATAGTCACCAATCGACATATCCAGTACCGCCAGCAGTAAAATACCCACACCGGCACTGACCACCATAAATAAGGCATTTAATACGTTATTCGCAGCTATGATCTGAGCGCGATTTTTATCGTCGCTGCGTTGCTGAATCAGTGCCTGCAGCGGAACCACAAATAAACCACCAAAAGCACTGACCAGAGCAATATCCAGCATCAATCGCCAGTTCGCGGCATTACCAATAAAGGCCATCGCCGTCATACCTTCGACCACATGAATCTGGTCTATAGCAAACCATAAATCGATACCAAATACGCTCATTCCGATTGAGCCAATAGGCACGATACCCAGCTCAACTTTATGGCCCGACAGTCTTTCACACAGCAGCGAGCCGGCGGCAACCCCCAGAGAAAACAGTGTCAGTAATACAGTCACTAACTGGGTCGAGCCACCAAGGTACTCTTTCGAGAAGTTTGGAAACTGAGTTAAATAGCTGGCACCTATAAACCAGAACCAGCTGATGGCCACAATCGATAAATACACCGCACGATTTTCACGCGCCTGACGAATGGTATTCACCAACTCAGTAAACGGATTCCAATTAATGTTTAATTCCGGATCATTAGCTGTAGCCGTTGGAATAAAGCGACTGGTGATTAATCCGAGAATGGCGAAACCAACAATACCTGCAGCAATCCACTGGGGACTGTTCTCGAAGTCGAATAATAAACCCGCGCTAATGGTACCGG
The Saccharospirillaceae bacterium genome window above contains:
- a CDS encoding LysE family translocator codes for the protein MSFSLIFSMSAFALAASISPGPVNLVGLSCGGRYPLRFGLIFVSGATIGFLLLFVLVGLGLSSLFEQWPLLYQWLRWAGVGFLLYLSWVLFFSGDVMHTDDSAAPGFWTGFLMQWLNPKAWLASAAGLSAYAKTQQEFWLFTLLYGPICWLSLTCWVLAGAYFRRWLQQPGRIKYFNRVLSLLLLISALASLT
- a CDS encoding MFS transporter — its product is MSEHSQFSLLSKRRFLPYFLTQALGAFNDNLYKNALLLMIAFGGIASNEDSALLTNLAAGIFILPFFLFSPVAGQIADKMEKSQLIRWTKALELVIMSLAAVSILAGNVWGLMALLFLMGLQSAIFGPVKFALLPQHLKQDELVGGNALVEMGTFIAILAGTISAGLLFDFENSPQWIAAGIVGFAILGLITSRFIPTATANDPELNINWNPFTELVNTIRQARENRAVYLSIVAISWFWFIGASYLTQFPNFSKEYLGGSTQLVTVLLTLFSLGVAAGSLLCERLSGHKVELGIVPIGSIGMSVFGIDLWFAIDQIHVVEGMTAMAFIGNAANWRLMLDIALVSAFGGLFVVPLQALIQQRSDDKNRAQIIAANNVLNALFMVVSAGVGILLLAVLDMSIGDYFLVLAIMNLVVAVYVYSQVPEFFLRFCIWILSHTMYRVSHKGLDNIPTDGPAVLVCNHVSYVDALLIAGTYQRPIRFVMDKNIAQMKGLTTFFKLAKTIPICSPRADSQMYETAFNRIKEELDRGELVCIFPEGKLTKDGEVDEFKKGIERIIQETPVPVIPMALEGLWGSFFSHKDGHALTTKPRRFWSKVTLTATTAVEPESVKADDLRERVLQLLNETNPTEPDAAKES